The following proteins are co-located in the Chiroxiphia lanceolata isolate bChiLan1 chromosome 7, bChiLan1.pri, whole genome shotgun sequence genome:
- the RACGAP1 gene encoding rac GTPase-activating protein 1: MLRQRCGRLLARLEQGLQLLELGGSVEEDYIRIARCFESTRQRCCRLEQDGRRAREKLARVEAERAALEVKLKHARNQVEVEMKKRHRAEAELEKQERKLQLVFESLMREPWGNEMLSRKQCSVLSALAGRRLGTTLAPGRRSSAVDESCQSLLSHSDISYDRTEDDVDVDMTVVRTLKRKAPERQHVSLAPQIGPVVMAKRHRSSVVPHNAASVPSMPPPAEVPGPAGSLLPTALVPRRRSCQGHRVSMCAGLPPLPTASEELTTACSTSEAHGCRAPGQESHTEGSSVGQPAPAPLPSPPQSLPPVQHQFTSKTVIRPEPCGVCGSRIRFGKTAIKCCQCQLLLHTKCREQCPNPCAPRPRHHTWPREGVLADFAPSTRPLVPLLVVQCVTEVETRGLTETGLYRVPGAEQLVREWKRRLLRAGGALPALSSVTDIHVVCGVLKDFLRGLKEPLVTFSLHPAFLSAADILDDAACDTALRHMVSKLPPANRDTLAFLMLHLLKVSRSPDCKMDVLNLSRVFGPTLVGHSSANPTPLAIMEDTPRQCKVVARLLSLPPDFWRGFVGTEQDNLVLTPAPGVERELFFHPIVSPEPKPGQLSPAGTCCLPSTLRSCVGTATRPPQGPAPRKVGRFFPSPV; the protein is encoded by the exons ATGCTGCGGCAGCGCTGCGGGCGGCTCCTGGCCcggctggagcaggggctgcagctgctggagctcgGCGGCAGCGTGGAGGAAG ACTACATCCGGATCGCTCGGTGCTTCGAGTCAACACGCCAGAGATGCTGCCGGCTGGAGCAGGACGGGCGTCGTGCCCGCGAGAAGCTGGCCCGTGTGGAGGCCGAGCGGGCAGCGCTGGAGGTGAAGCTCAAGCATGCCCGAAACCAGGTGGAGGTGGAGATGAAGAAGCGGCACCgggcagaggctgagctggagaAGCAG GAGCGCAAACTTCAGCTGGTCTTTGAGTCTCTGATGCGGGAGCCATGGGGCAATGAAATGCTGAGCAGGAAGCAGTGCTCTGTTCTCAGCGCCCTGGCCGGCCGGCGCCTCGGGACGACCCTGGCACCGGGCAGgag GTCATCTGCAGTGGACGAGTCGTGCCAGTCCCTCTTGTCCCACTCAGATATCAGCTATGACCGCACCGAGGACGATGTG GATGTTGATATGACGGTGGTGCGGACCCTGAAGCGCAAAGCCCCGGAGAGGCAG CATGTGTCCCTGGCCCCTCAGATTGGCCCTGTTGTGATGGCAAAGCGGCACCGTTCTTCTGTGGTACCCCATAATGCT GCAAGTGTCCCCTCTATGCCTCCTCCTGCTGAGGTCCCAGGCCCTGCTGGAAGCCTCCTGCCCACTGCTTTGGTCCCACGCCGCCGGTCTTGCCAGGGACATCGTGTCTCCATGTGTGCAG GTCTCCCTCCACTACCTACTGCCTCTGAAGAGCTGACCACGGCATGCAGCACCAGTGAAGCTCATGGCTGCCGTGCCCCGGGGCAGGAGAGCCACACTGAGGGTAGCTCAGTGGGGCAGCCAGCACCAGCCCCCCTCCCGTCACCTCCACAGAGCCTCCCACCAGTCCAGCACCAGTTCACATCCAAAACG GTGATCCGCCCTGAGCCATGTGGTGTCTGTGGCTCCCGCATCCGCTTTGGGAAGACTGCCATCAAGTGCtgtcagtgccagctgctgctgcacaccaAGTGTCGGGAGCAGTGCCCCAACCCTTGTGCACCCCGGCCTCGCCACCACACCTGGCCCCGTGAG GGTGTGCTGGCTGACTTTGCCCCCTCCACGAGGCCCCTGGTGCCCCTGCTGGTGGTTCAGTGTGTGACCGAGGTGGAGACTCGAGGCTTGACAGAG acaGGGCTGTACCGGGTGCCGGGTGCGGAGCAGCTGGTGCGGGAGTGGAAGAGGAGGCTGCTGCGGGCTGGGGGTGCGCTGCCCGCCCTCAGCAGTGTGACTGACATCCACGTGGTGTGTGGTGTGCTCAAGGACTTTCTGCGGGGCCTCAAGGAACCACTGGTTACCTTCAGCCTCCACCCTGCCTTCCTGAGTGCTGCTG ACATCCTGGATGATGCTGCCTGTGACACAGCCCTGCGGCACATGGTGAGCAAGCTGCCCCCAGCCAACAGGGACACCCTGGCCTTTCTCATGCTGCACCTGCTCAA GGTATCGCGCAGCCCCGACTGCAAGATGGACGTGCTCAACCTGTCCCGTGTGTTTGGCCCTACACTGGTAGGACACAGCTCAGCCAACCCCACACCACTCGCCATCATGGAGGACACACCGCGGCAGTGCAAG GTGGTGGCTCGTCTCCTCTCGCTGCCACCTGACTTCTGGAGAGGCTTtgtggggacagagcaggacaaCCTTGTGCTGACACCAGCCCCAGGGGTTGAACGTG agctgttcttcCACCCCATTGTCTCTCCGGAACCCAAGCCAGGCCAGCTGAGCCCAGCCGGtacctgctgcctccccagcacCCTGCGAAGCTGCGTGGGCACGGCCACCCGGCCCCC GCAGGGGCCAGCCCCGAGGAAGGTGGGCCGGTTCTTCCCTTCTCCGGTGTAG
- the GMPPA gene encoding mannose-1-phosphate guanyltransferase alpha isoform X1 produces MPLKAVILIGGPQKGTRFRPLSFEVPKPLFPVAGVPMVQHHIEACAKVPGMKEILLMGFYQPHEALSRFLVSAQQEFKIPIRYLQEYAALGTGGGIYHFRDQILSGGAEAFFVLNADVCSEFPLQEMLEFWQQHGDVHSFVILGTTANRTQALNYGCIVANADTQEVQHYVEKPSTFVSEIINCGIYLFTPAIFQHIGEVFQRNQQELALCPYLGEESSNGWQRAEVIRLEQDVFTALAGSGKLYVYKTDGFWSQIKSAGSAIYASRLYLNQYSKSHPERLAQNKPGGPVIRGNVYIHPTASIDNTAVLGPNVSIGEGVTVGAGVRVRESIVLHGASLHDHTCVLNTIVGWDSTIGRWARVEGTPSDPNPNDPYAKIDSETLFRDGRLTPSITILGCSVTIPAEVVILNSIVLPHKELSRSYKNQIIL; encoded by the exons ATGCCGCTCAAGGCCGTCATCCTTATCGGGGGCCCGCAAAAGG GGACTCGGTTCCGGCCGCTGTCCTTCGAGGTGCCCAAGCCGCTCTTCCCCGTGGCCGGTGTGCCCATGGTGCAGCACCACATCGAGGCCTGCGCCAAG GTGCCCGGCATGAAGGAGATCCTGCTGATGGGCTTCTACCAGCCCCACGAGGCCCTCAGCCGCTTTCTGGTGTCAGCACAGCAAGAGTTCAAGATCCCCATCAG gTATCTTCAGGAGTATGCAGCACTGGGCACAGGTGGTGGCATCTATCACTTCCGAGACCAGATCCTGTCAGGTGGTGCTGAGGCCTTCTTTGTCCTCAATGCAGACGTGTGCTCAGAGTTCCCCTTACAGGAGATGCTGGAGTTCTGGCAGCAGCACGGAGACGTGCACAGCTTTGTCATTCTGGGTACCACA GCCAACAGGACACAGGCACTGAATTACGGCTGCATCGTGGCGAACGCGGACACGCAGGAG GTCCAACACTATGTGGAGAAGCCCAGCACGTTTGTCAGTGAGATCATCAACTGCGGCATCTACCTCTTCACACCTGCCATCTTCCAGCATATTGGCGAGGTCTTCCAGAGGAACCAGCAGGAGCTAGCACT CTGTCCTTACCTTGG AGAGGAAAGCTCCAATGGCTGGCAGCGTGCAGAAGTGATCCGGCTAGAGCAGGATGTTTTTACAGCACTGGCTGGAAGTGGCAAACTCTATGTCTACAAAACTGATGGCTTCTGGAGCCAGATCAAATCAGCTGG ctctgctaTCTATGCCAGCCGCCTTTACCTGAACCAGTACAGCAAAAGCCACCCAGAGAGACTGGCCCAGAACAAACCTGGAGGCCCTGTCATCCGAG GGAATGTGTACATCCACCCGACAGCTTCCATTGACAACACTGCAGTG TTGGGCCCCAATGTCTCCATTGGGGAGGGGGTGACAGTGGGAGCTGGTGTGCGTGTGCGAGAGTCCATTGTCCTGCACGGCGCCTCACTCCAC GACCACACCTGTGTCCTCAATACCATTGTGGGCTGGGACAGCACCATTGGGCGCTGGGCCCGGGTTGAAGGAACGCCCAGTGACCCCAACCCCAATGATCCCTATGCCAAGATTGACAGCGAGACCCTTTTCCGGGATGGACGCCTCACACCATCCATCACGATCCTGG GCTGCAgtgtcaccatccctgctgAGGTCGTTATTCTCAACTCCATTGTCCTTCCTCACAAGGAGCTGAGCCGCAGCTACAAAAACCAGATTATCCTGTGA
- the GMPPA gene encoding mannose-1-phosphate guanyltransferase alpha isoform X3 — translation MKEILLMGFYQPHEALSRFLVSAQQEFKIPIRYLQEYAALGTGGGIYHFRDQILSGGAEAFFVLNADVCSEFPLQEMLEFWQQHGDVHSFVILGTTANRTQALNYGCIVANADTQEVQHYVEKPSTFVSEIINCGIYLFTPAIFQHIGEVFQRNQQELALCPYLGEESSNGWQRAEVIRLEQDVFTALAGSGKLYVYKTDGFWSQIKSAGSAIYASRLYLNQYSKSHPERLAQNKPGGPVIRGNVYIHPTASIDNTAVLGPNVSIGEGVTVGAGVRVRESIVLHGASLHDHTCVLNTIVGWDSTIGRWARVEGTPSDPNPNDPYAKIDSETLFRDGRLTPSITILGCSVTIPAEVVILNSIVLPHKELSRSYKNQIIL, via the exons ATGAAGGAGATCCTGCTGATGGGCTTCTACCAGCCCCACGAGGCCCTCAGCCGCTTTCTGGTGTCAGCACAGCAAGAGTTCAAGATCCCCATCAG gTATCTTCAGGAGTATGCAGCACTGGGCACAGGTGGTGGCATCTATCACTTCCGAGACCAGATCCTGTCAGGTGGTGCTGAGGCCTTCTTTGTCCTCAATGCAGACGTGTGCTCAGAGTTCCCCTTACAGGAGATGCTGGAGTTCTGGCAGCAGCACGGAGACGTGCACAGCTTTGTCATTCTGGGTACCACA GCCAACAGGACACAGGCACTGAATTACGGCTGCATCGTGGCGAACGCGGACACGCAGGAG GTCCAACACTATGTGGAGAAGCCCAGCACGTTTGTCAGTGAGATCATCAACTGCGGCATCTACCTCTTCACACCTGCCATCTTCCAGCATATTGGCGAGGTCTTCCAGAGGAACCAGCAGGAGCTAGCACT CTGTCCTTACCTTGG AGAGGAAAGCTCCAATGGCTGGCAGCGTGCAGAAGTGATCCGGCTAGAGCAGGATGTTTTTACAGCACTGGCTGGAAGTGGCAAACTCTATGTCTACAAAACTGATGGCTTCTGGAGCCAGATCAAATCAGCTGG ctctgctaTCTATGCCAGCCGCCTTTACCTGAACCAGTACAGCAAAAGCCACCCAGAGAGACTGGCCCAGAACAAACCTGGAGGCCCTGTCATCCGAG GGAATGTGTACATCCACCCGACAGCTTCCATTGACAACACTGCAGTG TTGGGCCCCAATGTCTCCATTGGGGAGGGGGTGACAGTGGGAGCTGGTGTGCGTGTGCGAGAGTCCATTGTCCTGCACGGCGCCTCACTCCAC GACCACACCTGTGTCCTCAATACCATTGTGGGCTGGGACAGCACCATTGGGCGCTGGGCCCGGGTTGAAGGAACGCCCAGTGACCCCAACCCCAATGATCCCTATGCCAAGATTGACAGCGAGACCCTTTTCCGGGATGGACGCCTCACACCATCCATCACGATCCTGG GCTGCAgtgtcaccatccctgctgAGGTCGTTATTCTCAACTCCATTGTCCTTCCTCACAAGGAGCTGAGCCGCAGCTACAAAAACCAGATTATCCTGTGA
- the GMPPA gene encoding mannose-1-phosphate guanyltransferase alpha isoform X2: MPLKAVILIGGPQKGTRFRPLSFEVPKPLFPVAGVPMVQHHIEACAKVPGMKEILLMGFYQPHEALSRFLVSAQQEFKIPIRYLQEYAALGTGGGIYHFRDQILSGGAEAFFVLNADVCSEFPLQEMLEFWQQHGDVHSFVILGTTANRTQALNYGCIVANADTQEVQHYVEKPSTFVSEIINCGIYLFTPAIFQHIGEVFQRNQQELALEESSNGWQRAEVIRLEQDVFTALAGSGKLYVYKTDGFWSQIKSAGSAIYASRLYLNQYSKSHPERLAQNKPGGPVIRGNVYIHPTASIDNTAVLGPNVSIGEGVTVGAGVRVRESIVLHGASLHDHTCVLNTIVGWDSTIGRWARVEGTPSDPNPNDPYAKIDSETLFRDGRLTPSITILGCSVTIPAEVVILNSIVLPHKELSRSYKNQIIL; the protein is encoded by the exons ATGCCGCTCAAGGCCGTCATCCTTATCGGGGGCCCGCAAAAGG GGACTCGGTTCCGGCCGCTGTCCTTCGAGGTGCCCAAGCCGCTCTTCCCCGTGGCCGGTGTGCCCATGGTGCAGCACCACATCGAGGCCTGCGCCAAG GTGCCCGGCATGAAGGAGATCCTGCTGATGGGCTTCTACCAGCCCCACGAGGCCCTCAGCCGCTTTCTGGTGTCAGCACAGCAAGAGTTCAAGATCCCCATCAG gTATCTTCAGGAGTATGCAGCACTGGGCACAGGTGGTGGCATCTATCACTTCCGAGACCAGATCCTGTCAGGTGGTGCTGAGGCCTTCTTTGTCCTCAATGCAGACGTGTGCTCAGAGTTCCCCTTACAGGAGATGCTGGAGTTCTGGCAGCAGCACGGAGACGTGCACAGCTTTGTCATTCTGGGTACCACA GCCAACAGGACACAGGCACTGAATTACGGCTGCATCGTGGCGAACGCGGACACGCAGGAG GTCCAACACTATGTGGAGAAGCCCAGCACGTTTGTCAGTGAGATCATCAACTGCGGCATCTACCTCTTCACACCTGCCATCTTCCAGCATATTGGCGAGGTCTTCCAGAGGAACCAGCAGGAGCTAGCACT AGAGGAAAGCTCCAATGGCTGGCAGCGTGCAGAAGTGATCCGGCTAGAGCAGGATGTTTTTACAGCACTGGCTGGAAGTGGCAAACTCTATGTCTACAAAACTGATGGCTTCTGGAGCCAGATCAAATCAGCTGG ctctgctaTCTATGCCAGCCGCCTTTACCTGAACCAGTACAGCAAAAGCCACCCAGAGAGACTGGCCCAGAACAAACCTGGAGGCCCTGTCATCCGAG GGAATGTGTACATCCACCCGACAGCTTCCATTGACAACACTGCAGTG TTGGGCCCCAATGTCTCCATTGGGGAGGGGGTGACAGTGGGAGCTGGTGTGCGTGTGCGAGAGTCCATTGTCCTGCACGGCGCCTCACTCCAC GACCACACCTGTGTCCTCAATACCATTGTGGGCTGGGACAGCACCATTGGGCGCTGGGCCCGGGTTGAAGGAACGCCCAGTGACCCCAACCCCAATGATCCCTATGCCAAGATTGACAGCGAGACCCTTTTCCGGGATGGACGCCTCACACCATCCATCACGATCCTGG GCTGCAgtgtcaccatccctgctgAGGTCGTTATTCTCAACTCCATTGTCCTTCCTCACAAGGAGCTGAGCCGCAGCTACAAAAACCAGATTATCCTGTGA